One region of Myxocyprinus asiaticus isolate MX2 ecotype Aquarium Trade chromosome 38, UBuf_Myxa_2, whole genome shotgun sequence genomic DNA includes:
- the LOC127428614 gene encoding stromal cell-derived factor 2-like, translating into MDSLWFSRVQLLVTVLLLCMFTLSSGSEMDFVTCGSVVKLLNVKHNVRLHSHDVRYGSGSGQQSVTGVTAVEDSNSYWSVRGTSEAECHRGTPVKCGQNIRLTHVNTARNLHSHYFTSPLSSNQEVSAFGENGEGDHLDEWTVLCADSVWQRDESVQFRHTATDALLSVTGEQYGRPIHGQREVHGMIISSQHSYWRTMEGIFMKPSDTGSRDFSSPLHTEF; encoded by the exons ATGGACAGTTTGTGGTTCTCGAGGGTCCAGTTGCTTGTAACAGTGTTATTGTTATGTATGTTTACACTCTCCTCCGGCAGCGAAATGGATTTTGTGACGTGCGGGTCGGTGGTGAAACTGCTCAATGTGAAACACAACGTCAGATTACACTCTCATGATGTTCGCTATGGGTCTG GTAGTGGTCAGCAGTCTGTAACAGGTGTGACTGCTGTAGAGGATAGTAACAGTTACTGGAGTGTGCGGGGCACCAGTGAAGCTGAATGCCATCGAGGGACTCCTGTAAAATGTGGACAGAACATCCGCCTTACCCATGTCAACACGGCCCGCAATTTACACAGCCACTACTTTACATCCCCTCTGTCTTCAAATCAG GAGGTCAGTGCGTTTGGGGAGAATGGCGAGGGTGACCATCTTGATGAATGGACCGTTCTGTGTGCAGACTCAGTTTGGCAGCGTGACGAGTCAGTTCAGTTCCGCCACACTGCCACTGACGCTCTGCTGTCTGTAACAGGCGAACAGTATGGCAGACCCATCCACGGCCAGAGAGAAGTGCACGGCATGATAATCAGCAGCCAGCACAGCTACTGGAGAACAATGGAGGGCATCTTCATGAAACCGAGTGACACAGGGTCCAGGGATTTCAGCAGCCCACTACACACAGAATTTTAA
- the LOC127428616 gene encoding legumain-like, whose protein sequence is MDSVPSLDVSVSILQKQIISSKSPEEKARFENKLGEKIGDRELIRDSMLQIAKKATDSPEQAERVQKPDSTGYMCRTYKEVVEYYREKCFNWHEPKYESALKHLHILANLCEEEIPVERIKSAVDEVSVTLNERKLKDHVD, encoded by the exons ATGGACTCTGTTCCTAGTTTAGACGTCTCTGTGTCCATTTTACAGAAGCAAATCATTTCTTCCAAGAGCCCTGAAGAAAAGGCGAGATTTGAAAACAAACTGGGCGAGAAAATTGGG GATAGAGAATTGATCAGAGACTCCATGCTACAGATTGCTAAAAAGGCCACAGATTCTCCAGAGCAAGCAGAACGTGTTCAGAAACCAGACAGCACAGGCTATATGTGCAGAACCTACAAGGAGGTTGTTGAATATTACAGAGAAAAGTGTTTCAACTGGCATGAACCGAAG tatgaGTCAGCACTTAAGCATCTCCATATACTTGCTAACCTTTGTGAAGAAGAAATCCCAGTTGAACG CATTAAGTCTGCAGTTGATGAAGTAAGTGTAACTCTGAATGAAAGAAAGCTGAAAGATCATGTGGACTGA
- the LOC127428576 gene encoding stromal cell-derived factor 2-like: MDFVTCGSVVKLLNVKHNVRLHSHDVRYGSGSGQQSVTGVTAVEDSNSYWSVRGTSEAECHRGTPVKCGQNIRLTHVNTARNLHSHYFTSPLSSNQEVSAFGENGEGDHLDEWTVLCADSVWQRDESVQFRHTATDALLSVTGEQYGRPIHGQREVHGMIISSQHSYWRTMEGIFMKPSDTGSRDFSSPLHTEF, from the exons ATGGATTTTGTGACGTGCGGGTCGGTGGTGAAACTGCTCAATGTGAAACACAACGTCAGATTACACTCTCATGATGTTCGCTATGGGTCTG GTAGTGGTCAGCAGTCTGTAACAGGTGTGACTGCTGTAGAGGATAGTAACAGTTACTGGAGTGTGCGGGGCACCAGTGAAGCTGAATGCCATCGAGGGACTCCTGTAAAATGTGGACAGAACATCCGCCTTACCCATGTCAACACGGCCCGCAATTTACACAGCCACTACTTTACATCCCCTCTGTCTTCAAATCAG GAGGTCAGTGCGTTTGGGGAGAATGGCGAGGGTGACCATCTTGATGAATGGACCGTTCTGTGTGCAGACTCAGTTTGGCAGCGTGACGAGTCAGTTCAGTTCCGCCACACTGCCACTGACGCTCTGCTGTCTGTAACAGGCGAACAGTATGGCAGACCCATCCACGGCCAGAGAGAAGTGCACGGCATGATAATCAGCAGCCAGCACAGCTACTGGAGAACAATGGAGGGCATCTTCATGAAACCGAGTGACACAGGGTCCAGGGATTTCAGCAGCCCACTACACACAGAATTTTAA